In Nocardioides cavernae, a single genomic region encodes these proteins:
- a CDS encoding flavin-containing monooxygenase — protein MTQTLDPVTGTDPTAPDPQARVDAWLARFEAALAAGDATAGADLFATECYWRDLVAFTWNLKTVEGRDGVADLIGAAGARSGASAFATSEPPDEADGVVTAWITFETGTGRGNGLLRLKEEDGEDRAWTLLTALYELKGHEEPRGTHRPMGTQHGAFKDRVTWQERRQQEAESLGSATQPYVLVIGGGQGGIALGSRLRQLGVPSLVIDKHPRPGDQWRNRYKSLCLHDPVWYDHLPYLKFPDNWPVFAPKDKVGDWLESYVKVMEVPYWSSTVATSATWSDETQEWTVEVEREGKPLTLRPQQLVFATGMSGKPRIPDVPGTDVFRGDVHHSSAHPGPDAYAGKKAVVIGSNNSSFDICGALWEHDADVTMVQRSSTHIVKSSSLMEIGLGDLYSERALAAGVTTEKADLIFASLPYRILHTFQIPAYEAMAEQDKDFYDRLEKSGFRHDWGDDGSGLFMKYLRRGSGYYIDVGAAELVANGDVHLVQGQIDRLTEDAVVLEDGTTLPADLVVFATGYNSMNGWVADLVDQETADRLGKCWGLGSETTKDPGPWEGEQRNMWKPTQVDHLWMHGGNLHQSRHYSLYLALQLKARHEGIETPVYGLQEVHHTG, from the coding sequence ATGACCCAGACCCTGGATCCCGTGACCGGCACCGACCCGACCGCCCCGGACCCGCAGGCGCGCGTCGACGCGTGGCTCGCCCGCTTCGAGGCGGCCCTCGCCGCCGGCGACGCGACCGCGGGCGCCGACCTGTTCGCGACGGAGTGCTACTGGCGCGACCTGGTGGCATTCACCTGGAACCTCAAGACGGTCGAGGGCCGTGACGGCGTCGCCGACCTCATCGGTGCTGCCGGTGCCCGGTCGGGCGCGTCCGCCTTCGCGACCAGCGAGCCGCCCGACGAGGCCGACGGCGTGGTGACGGCATGGATCACGTTCGAGACCGGCACCGGCCGCGGCAACGGTCTGCTCCGGCTGAAGGAGGAGGACGGCGAGGACCGCGCCTGGACGCTGCTCACCGCGCTCTACGAGCTGAAGGGGCACGAGGAGCCGCGGGGCACGCACCGGCCGATGGGCACCCAGCACGGCGCCTTCAAGGACCGGGTGACGTGGCAGGAGCGGCGCCAGCAGGAGGCGGAGAGCCTCGGCTCTGCCACCCAGCCCTACGTCCTGGTGATCGGCGGCGGCCAGGGCGGCATCGCCCTCGGCTCGCGCCTGCGCCAGCTCGGCGTGCCGAGCCTGGTGATCGACAAGCACCCGCGTCCCGGCGACCAGTGGCGCAACCGCTACAAGTCGCTCTGCCTGCACGACCCGGTCTGGTACGACCACCTGCCCTACCTGAAGTTCCCGGACAACTGGCCGGTCTTCGCGCCCAAGGACAAGGTCGGCGACTGGCTCGAGTCCTACGTGAAGGTCATGGAGGTGCCCTACTGGTCGAGCACGGTCGCCACCAGCGCGACGTGGTCCGACGAGACCCAGGAGTGGACGGTCGAGGTCGAGCGCGAGGGCAAGCCGCTCACGCTGCGACCCCAGCAGCTGGTCTTCGCCACCGGGATGAGCGGCAAGCCGAGGATCCCTGACGTCCCCGGCACGGACGTGTTCCGCGGCGACGTGCACCACTCGTCCGCGCACCCCGGCCCCGACGCGTACGCCGGCAAGAAGGCGGTCGTCATCGGCAGCAACAACTCCTCCTTCGACATCTGCGGCGCGCTCTGGGAGCACGACGCCGACGTGACGATGGTGCAGCGCTCGTCCACGCACATCGTCAAGAGCAGCAGCCTGATGGAGATCGGGCTGGGCGACCTCTACTCCGAGCGGGCGCTCGCCGCCGGCGTGACGACGGAGAAGGCCGACCTGATCTTCGCCTCGCTGCCCTACCGGATCCTGCACACCTTCCAGATCCCCGCGTACGAAGCGATGGCGGAGCAGGACAAGGACTTCTACGACCGTCTGGAGAAGTCGGGCTTCCGGCACGACTGGGGCGACGACGGGTCGGGCCTGTTCATGAAGTACCTCCGGCGCGGCTCCGGCTACTACATCGACGTCGGCGCCGCCGAGCTGGTGGCCAACGGCGACGTCCACCTGGTGCAGGGGCAGATCGACCGGCTCACCGAGGATGCCGTGGTGCTCGAGGACGGTACGACGCTGCCCGCCGACCTCGTGGTCTTCGCCACCGGCTACAACTCGATGAACGGCTGGGTCGCCGACCTGGTCGACCAGGAGACCGCCGACCGCCTCGGCAAGTGCTGGGGCCTGGGCTCGGAGACCACCAAGGACCCAGGTCCGTGGGAGGGCGAGCAGCGCAACATGTGGAAGCCGACGCAGGTCGACCACCTCTGGATGCACGGCGGCAACCTCCACCAGTCGCGGCACTACTCGCTCTACCTCGCGCTCCAGCTCAAGGCGCGGCACGAGGGGATCGAGACGCCGGTCTACGGCCTGCAGGAGGTGCACCACACCGGCTGA
- a CDS encoding GAF domain-containing protein has translation MTDRDLHRSREAALAGGARAPLPRTEIAASWRRVAATGLDPGSGADIPPIDSAELERRRVASGLADVVPRLAESLAPVVDAGQLVVVADAEGRVLWRLGSSGVRRLADDLGFVGGSAWTEANVGTNAIGTALVLGTAVHVQGPEHFVESHTRWGCAAAPLVDPWTGRTLGVLDVSGPSRGMHPAELALVQLAARMTSSEIVARHRAALDGLRARAAPLLARLSGDALAIDHAGHLAAAIGSRSPERVALPDQLTAGRVWLPTLGHATAEPLDGGWLLRLESGETTDAATSTLVLELDGESRLVVSGPSGSWSRALSPRHAEILLSLLEAGHGGRTAGQLSEDLFADPGRTVTVRAEMSRLRRLAGSLLLSGPYRLAPGLATEVRGDRASALPRSSAPVVRRWRAGT, from the coding sequence ATGACCGACCGCGACCTGCACCGCAGCCGTGAGGCCGCGCTCGCCGGTGGCGCGCGGGCTCCCCTCCCCCGCACGGAGATCGCCGCCTCGTGGCGCCGCGTCGCGGCCACCGGGCTCGACCCGGGATCGGGTGCCGACATCCCGCCGATCGACTCCGCCGAGCTCGAACGGCGACGCGTCGCGAGCGGGCTGGCCGACGTGGTGCCGCGCCTGGCCGAGTCGCTGGCGCCGGTCGTCGACGCCGGTCAGCTGGTGGTCGTCGCCGACGCCGAGGGTCGGGTGCTGTGGCGCTTGGGCAGCAGCGGCGTACGACGCCTGGCGGACGACCTCGGCTTCGTGGGCGGCTCGGCGTGGACCGAGGCCAACGTCGGTACCAACGCGATCGGCACCGCGCTGGTGCTCGGGACGGCCGTGCACGTGCAGGGACCGGAGCACTTCGTGGAGTCGCACACCCGCTGGGGGTGCGCCGCGGCGCCGCTGGTCGACCCGTGGACGGGGCGGACGCTCGGTGTGCTCGACGTCAGCGGCCCGAGCCGCGGCATGCACCCGGCCGAGCTCGCGCTCGTCCAGCTCGCCGCACGCATGACGTCGTCGGAGATCGTCGCCCGGCACCGTGCAGCCCTCGACGGGCTCCGCGCCCGGGCCGCGCCGCTGCTCGCCAGGCTGAGCGGGGACGCGCTCGCGATCGACCACGCCGGCCACCTCGCCGCCGCCATCGGCAGCCGCAGCCCCGAGCGGGTGGCGCTCCCCGACCAGCTCACCGCCGGCCGGGTCTGGCTGCCGACGCTCGGCCACGCGACCGCCGAGCCGCTGGACGGCGGTTGGCTGCTGCGCCTGGAGTCCGGCGAGACCACCGACGCCGCGACGTCGACGCTGGTGCTCGAGCTCGACGGAGAGTCCCGGCTGGTGGTGTCCGGTCCGAGCGGGTCGTGGTCGCGCGCCCTCTCGCCCCGCCACGCCGAGATCCTGCTGTCCCTCCTCGAGGCCGGCCATGGGGGCCGCACGGCCGGCCAGCTCTCTGAGGACCTCTTCGCCGACCCCGGTCGCACCGTCACCGTCCGCGCCGAGATGTCGCGGCTTCGCCGGCTCGCGGGCAGCCTGCTGCTCTCCGGCCCCTACCGGCTGGCGCCCGGCCTGGCCACCGAGGTCCGCGGCGATCGCGCGTCCGCGCTGCCTCGCTCGTCCGCCCCGGTCGTACGCCGGTGGCGCGCCGGCACGTGA
- a CDS encoding CHAP domain-containing protein codes for MGGRGSRRFARAVVATCLASGVLGVGAAAAHAADDYPWAWQGQCPIVPQAPIEEPEPAPVPAPEPGQPPAPVVEPPPPPPPVLDPVSGHLYDPRGPRPTCARNVWSIDGSIGDSWGFVLRNCTSFVSWRLHERNGMAGFDNHFRGEHWGNAANWDDVARRLGYRVDSVPAIGAVAQTDAGRVGHVAWVSDIGPGTVTIEEYNYGSAGGYGTRTVPVGDFRYLHLADVAPSPLVGSDRPVVSVPDGLGGSWTARVDDGGTLLLAAPGRPTREVGRSGAFSPVVAPALSLDHRGRPWVAATSRDGRVVVGTTHRGRLVLRAAGTSALTASPALAQSRTRRPVLATVTAEGTLVIRRLTREGRWTHPDRVGRPASWSTHSAPVLGNDATGRTWLVGVGSRGATYAQSLERGRLLRLRGPAASLTSTPALTTADDGTTRLHQVSAAGRLGVRTLDGRRWSRPTALAGEWSPYASPAVGEVSGGLHVAATDRTGAVVVTSTVPGRPSRRIRAGRDLTRAPGLVTRRGAELVVARAGSRLLARPAAARVEDLRPARPGFRP; via the coding sequence GTGGGGGGACGAGGGAGCAGAAGGTTCGCGCGCGCTGTCGTGGCGACCTGCCTGGCGAGTGGGGTGCTGGGTGTGGGCGCCGCGGCAGCGCACGCGGCCGACGACTATCCGTGGGCGTGGCAGGGCCAGTGCCCGATCGTGCCGCAGGCGCCGATCGAGGAGCCGGAGCCCGCTCCCGTGCCGGCACCGGAGCCCGGGCAGCCGCCGGCACCGGTCGTCGAGCCCCCGCCGCCCCCGCCGCCGGTCCTCGACCCGGTCTCCGGGCACCTCTACGACCCGCGCGGCCCGCGGCCGACGTGCGCCCGCAACGTGTGGTCCATCGACGGCTCCATCGGTGACTCCTGGGGCTTCGTGCTCCGCAACTGCACGAGCTTCGTCTCCTGGCGCCTGCACGAGCGCAACGGCATGGCGGGCTTCGACAACCACTTCCGCGGTGAGCACTGGGGCAACGCCGCCAACTGGGACGACGTGGCACGGAGGCTGGGCTACCGGGTCGACTCGGTGCCCGCCATCGGCGCCGTCGCCCAGACCGATGCCGGTCGCGTCGGCCACGTCGCGTGGGTGAGCGACATCGGTCCCGGAACCGTGACGATCGAGGAGTACAACTACGGCTCCGCCGGCGGCTACGGCACCCGCACGGTCCCGGTCGGCGACTTCCGCTACCTGCACCTCGCCGACGTCGCCCCCTCCCCGCTCGTCGGCTCCGACCGGCCCGTCGTGTCGGTGCCCGACGGACTCGGCGGGTCCTGGACCGCGCGCGTCGACGACGGCGGGACCCTCCTGCTGGCCGCCCCCGGCCGACCGACGCGGGAGGTCGGTCGATCGGGCGCCTTCTCCCCGGTGGTGGCACCCGCGTTGAGCCTCGACCACCGCGGCCGGCCCTGGGTGGCCGCCACCTCGCGGGACGGCCGGGTCGTGGTCGGTACGACGCACCGCGGGCGCCTGGTCCTGCGCGCCGCCGGCACCTCGGCTCTGACCGCGAGCCCGGCGCTCGCCCAGTCACGCACCCGGCGACCGGTGCTCGCGACGGTCACCGCGGAGGGCACGCTGGTCATCCGGCGCCTCACCCGCGAGGGACGGTGGACCCACCCGGACCGTGTCGGCCGGCCGGCGTCCTGGTCGACCCACAGCGCACCCGTGCTCGGCAACGACGCCACCGGTCGCACCTGGCTCGTGGGCGTCGGGTCGCGCGGAGCGACCTACGCGCAGTCCCTCGAGCGCGGGCGCCTCCTGCGACTCCGCGGACCGGCCGCGTCGCTCACGTCGACGCCAGCCCTCACCACCGCCGACGACGGTACGACCCGGCTGCACCAGGTCAGCGCGGCCGGACGGCTCGGCGTACGCACGCTCGACGGTCGTCGGTGGAGTCGTCCGACGGCACTGGCCGGCGAGTGGTCGCCGTACGCCTCACCCGCGGTCGGGGAGGTCTCCGGTGGCCTGCACGTGGCAGCCACCGACCGCACGGGCGCCGTCGTCGTCACCAGCACCGTGCCCGGGCGACCGTCCCGACGCATCCGAGCAGGGCGCGACCTCACCCGCGCCCCCGGGCTGGTGACCCGCCGCGGTGCCGAGCTCGTCGTCGCGCGCGCCGGCTCGCGCCTGCTCGCCCGACCGGCTGCGGCGCGGGTCGAGGACCTCCGTCCCGCTCGACCCGGCTTCCGGCCCTGA
- a CDS encoding pre-peptidase C-terminal domain-containing protein has translation MRRKYLVAAGSAGLLAIVTPALSVAAPSGDDAVTPAQQEALDLGIQVAPKESDVAALTARTNPNPYLANLPDIHDANYFAWNKQMHEQAGRRADSARLASNRRAAFGTNGRGVDARGVLTPFVHDEEEPAGTRGSNDSHVDAEPIPGFGTATTRTPAVRILGELAAPVGAPRTVTTTEDQGSIPLATPTGIAGGATVTSSVLGDGPHGPVASGGDGTNDFDFYSVDVAAGETLTADTEGSATTTDTILVVWDAAGEPVAADDDSGTGVLSSLSYTPEVPGTYYVMVGGYALDPLPADPFDSGSGAGGADTGAYRVAIASRTLDTDYYSVRLRPGDVVGAGAEGSATGLTVRTPSGEQRVGGIGTDASALYPPTSPLIGGGNTAIAYVAEEAGWYTVEVTGGSGAYDVTVEGYRPGTQGDRGRRQTVLLDFAPGRVNTGTWGGPGQRNVSPFAAFVPQWGIARTEARRMENRILNQVRRNLQAEIAGTNPAVTVDVLNARDNQDLIGQENVSRIYIAGTIAETGISTIGIAQYIDPGNFGHQDEAIVLLDVLSAPAGPASSLNTYINANSDKIAFVTAAVANVTAHEVGHTIGSYHTDNADEIHNMMDSGGANFGLNLYGVGPDNVGGTADDENIEFQTDTYAPVEGFTGLEDTENVTSWAYAGR, from the coding sequence GTGCGCAGAAAGTATCTGGTCGCCGCCGGCTCTGCCGGCCTGCTGGCCATCGTCACCCCAGCCCTGTCCGTCGCCGCACCGTCCGGTGACGACGCCGTCACGCCGGCCCAGCAGGAGGCCCTCGACCTGGGCATCCAGGTGGCCCCCAAGGAGTCCGACGTCGCCGCCCTGACGGCTCGGACCAACCCCAATCCCTACCTCGCCAACCTGCCGGACATCCACGACGCCAACTACTTCGCGTGGAACAAGCAGATGCACGAGCAGGCGGGGCGCCGCGCCGACTCCGCCAGGCTCGCGTCCAACCGTCGCGCGGCCTTCGGCACCAACGGACGGGGTGTCGACGCCCGCGGGGTGCTCACGCCGTTCGTCCACGACGAGGAGGAGCCCGCGGGAACACGGGGGTCCAACGACTCGCACGTGGACGCCGAGCCGATCCCCGGTTTCGGCACGGCCACGACCCGCACGCCCGCCGTCCGCATCCTGGGTGAGCTCGCCGCGCCGGTCGGGGCGCCGCGCACGGTGACCACCACCGAGGACCAGGGCTCGATCCCGCTGGCCACGCCGACCGGCATCGCCGGCGGTGCGACGGTGACCAGCTCGGTGCTGGGCGACGGGCCGCACGGCCCGGTCGCGTCCGGCGGCGACGGCACCAACGACTTCGACTTCTACTCCGTGGACGTCGCGGCCGGCGAGACGCTGACGGCCGACACGGAGGGCAGCGCGACGACCACCGACACGATCCTCGTCGTCTGGGACGCCGCGGGCGAGCCCGTGGCCGCCGACGACGACAGCGGGACGGGCGTGCTGAGCTCGCTCTCCTACACGCCCGAGGTGCCCGGCACCTACTACGTGATGGTCGGCGGCTACGCCCTCGACCCGCTGCCGGCCGACCCGTTCGACTCCGGCAGCGGTGCCGGCGGGGCCGACACCGGCGCCTACCGCGTCGCCATCGCGAGCCGGACCCTGGACACCGACTACTACTCCGTGCGGCTGCGCCCCGGTGACGTCGTCGGGGCCGGCGCGGAGGGCTCGGCGACCGGACTCACGGTGCGGACCCCGTCGGGCGAGCAGCGCGTGGGTGGCATCGGCACCGACGCCTCCGCCCTCTACCCGCCCACCTCGCCGCTCATCGGTGGCGGCAACACCGCCATCGCCTACGTCGCCGAGGAGGCCGGCTGGTACACCGTGGAGGTCACCGGCGGCAGCGGCGCGTACGACGTGACGGTCGAGGGCTACCGGCCCGGCACGCAGGGCGACCGCGGGCGCCGGCAGACGGTGCTGCTCGACTTCGCCCCCGGCCGGGTCAACACCGGCACCTGGGGCGGTCCCGGCCAGCGCAACGTGTCGCCGTTCGCCGCGTTCGTGCCGCAGTGGGGCATCGCCCGCACCGAGGCCCGACGGATGGAGAACCGCATCCTCAACCAGGTGCGGCGCAACCTGCAGGCCGAGATCGCCGGCACCAACCCGGCGGTCACCGTCGACGTCCTCAACGCCCGCGACAACCAGGACCTGATCGGGCAGGAGAACGTCTCGCGCATCTACATCGCCGGCACGATCGCCGAAACCGGCATCAGCACCATCGGCATCGCCCAGTACATCGACCCGGGCAACTTCGGTCACCAGGACGAGGCGATCGTGCTGCTCGACGTGCTCAGTGCACCGGCGGGGCCGGCGTCGTCGCTCAACACCTACATCAACGCGAACAGCGACAAGATCGCATTCGTCACCGCGGCGGTGGCCAACGTGACGGCCCACGAGGTCGGCCACACGATCGGCAGCTACCACACCGACAACGCCGACGAGATCCACAACATGATGGACTCCGGCGGGGCCAACTTCGGGCTGAACCTCTACGGGGTCGGCCCCGACAACGTGGGCGGCACGGCTGACGACGAGAACATCGAGTTCCAGACCGACACCTACGCGCCGGTCGAGGGCTTCACCGGCCTCGAGGACACCGAGAACGTGACCTCCTGGGCCTACGCGGGGCGCTGA
- the guaB gene encoding IMP dehydrogenase: MEIPEKFAALGLTYDDVLLLPGESDLAPSDIDTTTRLTREISIRVPLISAAMDTVTEARMAIAMAREGGIGVLHRNLSIEDQARQVDLVKRTQTGIISNPVTIGPDATLEELDRLCGEYRVSGLPVVDLDDHLLGIITNRDLRFTPVAEWATTKVDEVMTREGLITGHVGISRDEATTLLRAHKRERLPLVDGEGRLSGLITVKDFVKGEQFPHASYDDDGRLLVGAAIGYFGDAWERATTLVEAGVDVLVADTAHGHVHLLLDMVRRLKSDPATKHVQVIGGNVATREGAQAFVDAGADAVKVGVGPGSICTTRVVTGVGVPQVTAVYEASLATKPAGVPLIADGGMKHSGEIAKALVAGADAVMVGSMLAGCEESPGDVVFVNGKQFKSYRGMGSLGAMSSRGKKSYSKDRYFQAEVASDDKIVPEGIEGQVAYRGPLSAVAHQLVGGLNQSMFYVGARTIPELQDKGRFVRITSASLKESHPHGVQMTVEAPNYSGS, encoded by the coding sequence GTGGAGATCCCGGAGAAGTTCGCTGCGCTCGGCCTCACCTACGACGACGTGCTGCTGCTGCCGGGGGAGTCCGACCTCGCGCCCAGCGACATCGACACCACCACCCGCCTCACCCGTGAGATCTCGATCCGGGTGCCGCTGATCAGTGCGGCGATGGACACCGTCACCGAGGCGCGGATGGCGATCGCGATGGCCCGCGAGGGCGGCATCGGCGTCCTGCACCGCAACCTGTCCATCGAGGACCAGGCCCGCCAGGTCGACCTGGTCAAGCGGACCCAGACCGGCATCATCTCCAACCCCGTCACGATCGGCCCCGACGCGACGCTCGAGGAGCTCGACCGGCTGTGCGGCGAGTACCGCGTCTCCGGCCTCCCGGTCGTCGACCTCGACGACCACCTGCTCGGCATCATCACCAACCGCGACCTGCGCTTCACCCCCGTGGCGGAGTGGGCGACCACCAAGGTCGACGAGGTGATGACCCGCGAGGGCCTCATCACCGGCCACGTCGGGATCTCGCGCGACGAGGCGACCACCCTCCTGCGCGCCCACAAGCGCGAGCGGCTGCCGCTCGTCGACGGCGAAGGCCGGCTGAGCGGCCTGATCACCGTCAAGGACTTCGTCAAGGGCGAGCAGTTCCCCCACGCGTCCTACGACGACGACGGCCGGCTGCTGGTCGGTGCCGCCATCGGCTACTTCGGCGACGCCTGGGAACGGGCCACGACGCTGGTCGAGGCCGGCGTCGACGTGCTCGTCGCCGACACCGCCCACGGCCACGTCCACCTCCTCCTCGACATGGTGCGCCGCCTGAAGTCCGACCCGGCCACGAAGCACGTCCAGGTCATCGGCGGCAACGTCGCCACCCGCGAGGGCGCCCAGGCGTTCGTCGACGCCGGCGCCGACGCGGTCAAGGTCGGCGTCGGACCGGGCTCGATCTGCACCACCCGCGTCGTCACCGGTGTGGGAGTGCCGCAGGTCACCGCCGTCTACGAGGCGTCCCTGGCCACCAAGCCGGCCGGCGTCCCGCTGATCGCCGACGGCGGCATGAAGCACTCCGGCGAGATCGCCAAGGCCCTCGTCGCGGGCGCCGACGCGGTGATGGTGGGCTCGATGCTCGCCGGCTGCGAGGAGTCGCCGGGCGACGTCGTCTTCGTCAACGGCAAGCAGTTCAAGTCCTACCGCGGCATGGGCTCGCTGGGCGCGATGAGCAGCCGTGGCAAGAAGTCCTACTCCAAGGACCGCTACTTCCAGGCCGAGGTCGCCAGTGACGACAAGATCGTTCCTGAGGGCATCGAGGGCCAGGTCGCCTACCGCGGGCCGCTCTCCGCGGTCGCCCACCAGCTCGTCGGCGGTCTCAACCAGTCGATGTTCTACGTCGGCGCGCGCACGATCCCGGAGCTGCAGGACAAGGGCCGGTTCGTCCGCATCACGTCGGCCTCGCTCAAGGAGAGCCACCCCCACGGCGTGCAGATGACGGTCGAGGCGCCCAACTACAGCGGTTCGTGA
- the groL gene encoding chaperonin GroEL (60 kDa chaperone family; promotes refolding of misfolded polypeptides especially under stressful conditions; forms two stacked rings of heptamers to form a barrel-shaped 14mer; ends can be capped by GroES; misfolded proteins enter the barrel where they are refolded when GroES binds): MPKILEFDENARRALERGVDALANAVKVTLGPKGRYVVLDKKWGAPTITNDGVTVAREIELDDPFENLGAQLTKEVATKTNDVAGDGTTTATVLAQAMVHEGLRAVAAGANPMGLKRGMDAAAEAVGDALREAAREVETREDMASVATISSRDSHIGDLLAEAFDKVGKDGVITVEESNTMGTELEFTEGMQFDKGYISAYFVTDPESMEAVLDDAYILLHQGKISSIQELLPVLEKVIGTGKPLFILAEDVDGEALSTLVVNKIRGTFNVAAVKAPAFGDRRKAMMQDIATLTGGQVVAPEVGLKLDQVGLEVLGQARRVVITKDHTTIVEGAGDSSAVEGRVNQIKAEIENTDSDWDREKLQERLAKLAGGVCVIKVGAATEVELKEKKHRIEDAVSATRAAIEEGIVAGGGSALIHAVSVLDDNLGLTGDEAAGVRVVRKAADEPLRWIAENGGVNGYVVTSKVRELGVGNGYNAATGEYGDLVAQGVLDPVKVTRSALVNATSIAAMLLTTETLIVDKPEEEEPAAAGHGHGHGH, from the coding sequence ATGCCCAAGATCCTGGAGTTCGACGAGAACGCCCGCCGCGCCCTCGAGCGCGGCGTTGACGCCCTCGCCAACGCCGTCAAGGTGACGCTCGGCCCCAAGGGCCGCTACGTCGTCCTCGACAAGAAGTGGGGCGCCCCCACGATCACCAACGACGGGGTGACCGTCGCTCGCGAGATCGAGCTCGACGACCCGTTCGAGAACCTCGGTGCCCAGCTCACCAAGGAGGTGGCCACCAAGACCAACGACGTCGCCGGTGACGGCACCACCACCGCCACCGTCCTGGCCCAGGCCATGGTCCACGAGGGCCTGCGCGCCGTCGCAGCCGGCGCCAACCCGATGGGTCTCAAGCGCGGCATGGACGCAGCGGCCGAGGCCGTCGGCGACGCGCTGCGTGAGGCGGCCCGCGAGGTCGAGACCCGCGAGGACATGGCCTCCGTCGCCACGATCTCCAGCCGCGACAGCCACATCGGCGACCTGCTCGCCGAGGCCTTCGACAAGGTCGGCAAGGACGGCGTGATCACGGTCGAGGAGTCCAACACCATGGGCACCGAGCTCGAGTTCACCGAGGGCATGCAGTTCGACAAGGGCTACATCTCGGCCTACTTCGTCACCGACCCGGAGTCGATGGAGGCCGTCCTCGACGACGCCTACATCCTTCTCCACCAGGGCAAGATCTCCTCGATCCAGGAGCTGCTCCCGGTCCTCGAGAAGGTCATCGGGACCGGCAAGCCGCTGTTCATCCTCGCCGAGGACGTCGACGGCGAGGCGCTCTCGACCCTGGTCGTCAACAAGATCCGCGGCACCTTCAACGTCGCCGCGGTGAAGGCTCCGGCCTTCGGCGACCGCCGCAAGGCGATGATGCAGGACATCGCGACCCTGACCGGTGGTCAGGTCGTCGCCCCCGAGGTCGGCCTCAAGCTCGACCAGGTGGGCCTCGAGGTCCTGGGCCAGGCGCGTCGTGTGGTCATCACCAAGGACCACACCACGATCGTCGAGGGTGCGGGCGACAGCTCCGCCGTCGAGGGCCGCGTCAACCAGATCAAGGCCGAGATCGAGAACACCGACTCCGACTGGGACCGCGAGAAGCTCCAGGAGCGCCTCGCCAAGCTCGCCGGCGGTGTCTGCGTGATCAAGGTCGGCGCCGCCACCGAGGTGGAGCTCAAGGAGAAGAAGCACCGCATCGAGGACGCCGTCTCCGCGACGCGCGCCGCGATCGAGGAGGGCATCGTCGCCGGCGGTGGCTCCGCGCTCATCCACGCCGTGTCGGTGCTCGACGACAACCTCGGCCTCACCGGTGACGAGGCTGCCGGCGTCCGCGTGGTCCGCAAGGCGGCCGACGAGCCGCTGCGCTGGATCGCCGAGAACGGTGGCGTCAACGGCTACGTCGTGACCTCCAAGGTCCGCGAGCTCGGCGTCGGCAACGGCTACAACGCCGCGACCGGCGAGTACGGCGACCTGGTCGCCCAGGGCGTCCTCGACCCGGTCAAGGTCACCCGCTCGGCGCTGGTCAACGCGACCTCGATCGCCGCGATGCTGCTCACGACCGAGACCCTCATCGTGGACAAGCCCGAGGAGGAGGAGCCGGCCGCCGCCGGCCACGGTCACGGCCACGGCCACTGA
- the groES gene encoding co-chaperone GroES codes for MSVNIKPLEDRIVVQTLEAEQTTASGLVIPDTAKEKPQEGEVVAIGPGRIDDNGNRVPLDVAVGDKVIYSKYGGTEVKYSGQEYLILSARDILAVVS; via the coding sequence GTGTCGGTCAACATCAAGCCCCTCGAGGACCGCATCGTCGTCCAGACGCTCGAAGCCGAGCAGACCACCGCCTCCGGCCTGGTCATCCCGGACACCGCCAAGGAGAAGCCCCAGGAGGGCGAGGTCGTGGCGATCGGTCCCGGTCGCATCGACGACAACGGCAACCGCGTCCCGCTCGACGTCGCCGTGGGTGACAAGGTCATCTACAGCAAGTACGGCGGCACCGAGGTCAAGTACTCCGGCCAGGAGTACCTGATCCTCTCGGCGCGCGACATCCTCGCCGTCGTCTCCTGA